The nucleotide sequence CCGTGTATCGACAACGCCGAAGATGTACAGCCATCACCATTCGAAGGCATACTGATCCTACCGCTCGCATCGGTTGACGGTAAAACAAGCGAAACCGCAGGCCGCGGCGCTAGTGCTTGTCCGGCCCCCCTCCTTGAGATCGAACCGACCACTTCCCACTACATCGACGGGCCCGTAGCGTAAGCCACGTTGCCCCAAGAGCAGCAGCCAAGGACGTCGACCCGTTACGCGCTTCACTCAATCGGACCATTGTCGCCACGCAGCTTCGAACGTCAGTCATGAGTCAATGAGGTTCCCCCCGAATGGTGGACAGGGGCTTACGAGGATTCAGGCGGCCGTTCGGAGTGACTGCTCGAACTTGTCAGGGCTGAGCATTCCGATAGCGGAGTGCCGCCGCGTACTGTTATAGAAATTGATCCATTTGTCAATCGTGGCAACGAGTTCTGTCTTCGTGGTGTGGGTGTGCCGGTAGTAGTGCTCGTGTTTGAACGTCGACCAGAACGACTCCGCTGGGCTGTTGTCCCAGCAGATCCCGGTCGCGCCCATCGACCGGCGCAGGCTGTGCCGGAAGCACGCCTTCGCTGTCAGGTGCGCGGTGTACTCGCCACCGCGGTCGGAATGCAGGATGGCGCCACGGCATCTGCCGCCACGGACGGCCACGGCGGCATCGATCGCGTCGGTGACCATCTCGGCGCCGATGTGGTCGGATACGCTGTAGCCCAGCACTTTCCGGGAGCGTCCGTCCCGGATCGCGCATAGGAACATGTCACCCTGACCGCATGTCAGGTATGTGATGTCGGTCAGCCAGACCGCGTCGGGCCGGTCCTGGTCGAAGTGGCGGTCGACCAGATCCGGTGGGAACGACGCGGCCGGATCGGCGACTGTCGTCTTCACCCTGAACGTGCGCGGGCTAATTGTATGAGGCCATGATGTTGGTGACGCCGGTGTTGAGCCGGGATGCTGGTGGTTGATCTCCGGCGGCGGTGTGGGGTCGATGGTAGTTGTAGTGCACGTTCCAGGTGGCTAGTATGGCAGCCGCAGTGTGGGATGTTTGGCGCGTTGTCGCTGGTAGTGGCTGTGGCGGGCGCGGGTTTGGTGGCGTCGTCGCCACAGCGACCAGTGATCGGTGTGGGCTTCGGGGTGGGTGGGGTCGGTGAGAGTGGACCAGAGTCGTCTGATCTCATTGCAGGATAAGGAATTAGCTGTTCTTCCTGTGCTGCGCCGCCCCTTTTTCGTCACGGAGACGCTCGGCGTGGGCGGTGGCGGTGAGGAACGCGGCGGCGAGCATGGACAGGGTGATGTGCCGGTACCAGGCGTCGTATTTGCGGACCTGATAGTGGTCCAGCCCAGTCTCGTTCTTGGTGAACTGGAAGGTTTCCTCGACCGCCCACCGGCTTCCGGCGACCCGGACGAGCTCGGCGATCGGCGCCGGGTAGGTGGAGTGACAGATGTAGTAGGCCAACTCGCTGGGCTTGCTGATCGAGCGGCGCACCAGCAGCTGCTGTCCACCGGGGGTGGCGGGATCGATCAGCAGCCAGTCGTAGAGCCGGTGTCCTTTGCTGCCCACGCCGGCGGAAAGTCGTTGCCATCCCTTCGATCCCGCGCTGCGGGCCAGCTCGTCGGCTCGCGCTTTTCCTGCCGGGGTGTCGAACCGATGGTCGCAGGAGATCGCCATAACGTAGTTCAGCCCGGCCTGCTCGCACCAGGAACGCAGGCCAGGATTGTCGCCGTAGGCCTCATCGGCGGTGAACCACTCGACGTCAGCGCCGGCGTCGAGCAGCCGTTCCAGCATCCGCTGGGCAAGTTCGGGTTTGGTCGCGAAGCCGACCGCATCGCCGATTCCGGCTTCCTCGCAGCGTTTCCGATCGTCGGTCCAGGACGTGGGAAGGTAGAGCTCGCGGTCGATCAACGCCCGTCCCCGCGGCGAGACGTAGGTCAGGAACACACCGAGCTGGCAGTTCTCGATCCGCCCCGCGGTGCCCGAGTATTGCCGCTGCACCCCGGCGGATTTGATGCCCTTCTTGAGAAAACCGGTCTCGTCGGCCACCACCACACCGCCGGGATCACCAAGATGGGCCAGCACGTAGGAGCGAACGTCGTCCCGGGCGGCCTCGGCGTCCCAGCGGTAGAAGTTCAGCAGACGCTGCATCCCGTCAGGAGCCAGATCACCGGCCTTTTCGGCCAGCGTCCAGGAGTTCTTCCGCTCCGCCCCGGACAGCAGCCCCAGCACATACATCCGCGCCCGCCGCCGCGAGTCCGCCTGCGCGAAACGCCCCGCCACCAGCGCAAACACGTCATCAAACCCGGCCCGCCACCGAGCAAGACGATCACCAGCTACAGTCCACGACGCGGCCACCGCGTCCTCTTCGAGATCCAACACACCTTGAAGTCGATCACGCGGTGGCCGTCCTCATGACCACGACACGCCGCCAGATCACACACTGCGGCTGCCGTATTAGTACTCCAGCCGCACTTCGTGATTAGTGGTCTGTCTTCGCTGGTAGTGGGCTTGCCGGGCCCGGTGTTGATGGCGTCGGCGCCAGTGTGACCAGGCCCAGGTCGCGAGGCGGTCGAGCGGGGTGGTGATCAGGTGTGCCAGGAGACGCTTGACCTCGCCCAGTGTGATTGGGATGAGGCCGCTATCAGGGCTTTTGGGGCTATCGCGGCGGTGACGGCCAGGTAGGTATGGGCGAGCATGGCCAGGGTGATGTGCCGGTACCAGGCGTCGTAGCGGCGTACCTGGTACTGATCCAGGCCGATGTCGGTCTTAGCGGTCTGGAAGCAGTCCTCGATCGCCCAGCGTGCCCCAGCGACCCGGATTAGTTCCTGATCGATCGTTCCTGTTGGGGCGCAACACAAGTAGTAGGCGATCTCATACTTTCCTTTACTGTTGCGGGTCAACGAACGGCGGGCGAGTAACCAGCGGCCCCAGACGGGTGGAGTGGTGTCGGAATAGGTGGGTAGTTCGGCGACGGCCCAGTCGAACATCCGTGGTCCTTTGGCGCCGTCTCCACAGCTTCGGCGTTTCCACGCGTCAGCGGGTGCGTGGGCGACGAGCGCGTCGGCGCGGGACGTGCCGGCCACCGCGGGGATGGTCTGGCTGCTGGGCACGGCCACGACATAGCCGATCCGCTGATCTTCCAGCCAGCGACGGAATTTCGAGTCACCGCCGTAGGCTTCGTCGGCGGTGACCCAGGTGGCGGGCACGCCGGCGTCCAGAGCACGGGCGAGCATCCGCTGCGCGAGCACGGGTTTGGTCGCGAACTCGACCTCGTCGGGAACCGCTGCCTCGCGGCAGCGTTCCCTGTCGCTGGTCCAGGATTTCGGCACATACAGCTCGCGGTCGATCAAGGTGCGTCCTTTGCTTGTGGCATAAGCACAAAACACGCCGAGCTGGCAGTTCTCGATGCGTCCGGCAGTGCCGGAATACTGGCGTTGCACCCCAGCAGATTTGGTGCCCTTCTTGAGAAATCCGGTCTCGTCCACAATCAACACACCGTCACGCTCACCCAGGTGACTGATCGCGTAGTCGCGGACATCATCACGGACGCCGTCAGCGTCCCAGGCCGCCGCGTTGAGCAGACGTTGCATACCATCCGGGGTGATATCCCCGGCAGCCTCGGCCAGTGTCCACCCGTTCTTGCCGGCCAGCGGCGCAAGCAAGCCACGCACATAGGCACGGGCCCTGCGTCGAGGTTCAGCCCGATGAAACCGTCCCGCGACCTGCGCAAACAGGTCATCCAACCCGGTAACCCAGGCAGCCAGATCATCATCACTCAGCACAAGATCGACACACTACCCGACCATCATCACAAAGTGCGGCTGAAGTACTAGTCCTGCAACGGCACTCGGATGAGTGGGTAGCCTCGTCGTTTGTAGTGGCTGGGGCGGGCTTGGTGTTGTCGTCGGCGGCGGAAGCGTGACCAGGAGCAGACGTGGTCGGCGGCGTCGGCGACACGCAGGATGAGTTTGGTGAGCAGGCGCCGGATCTCCGGTAGCGTGAATCCGATCACGCCGGGCTCGCTGACACCGATTCCCCTTTTATGGCAAGGGGTCGTGACACTGCGAGCCAGGCGTGGACGAGCATCGACAGGGTGATGTGGGCAAACCAAGCTCGTCACGATCGGACCTGATATTGATCCAGACCGGCTTCGTTCGTGGCTTGGTGAAAACACTCCTCGATCCGCCACCGCGATCCAGCGATCCAGGCCAGGTCCAGCAGTGCCGAACGGCGGGGCCCGTAGCAGACGTAGTAGGCGATCTCGGTCGGATCAGAGATCGAACGGCGGGCAGGCAGCCCCGCCCGATCGTCAACGGTCGTTGGCGATCGGCTAACGTGCCTGGTGTGTCGTGGAACAGCGAGTCGGGTGACGAGCCGAGTTCCGGTGGTACGGATTCCTCACCGCCCCCGGAGCGGTTCTGGCTCAAGATCGCTGATCCGCGGACTGAGCTTCCAGTGTTCGCAACTGAAGCCGACGTTCGTGTACTCCTCCCCGAGTCCGGCGAGTTTCACGACCTGAGAGGCAAGCTGACAGCGAACGGGGTCGCCTGGCGTGCGGTGCGTTACCTGGTCGAGGACGAGGTTATTACCCATCGCGACTCTCGGACAGCGGAGTGCTACCTCGCGCGAGCCGCGCGTCGGCAGCCTTACCACACGACGGGCCCGGAAGCGGCCGTCGCCGGAGATGCCTTTGAAGTGCTCTGGAACAGTCACGCTGGCACGTACGAGACTGCGTCGCCGGTCCCCGCAGAAGAACTCGTTCCCCGCGATTGGCTTCGCTTCTTGCCTTACGCTTCCCTCAATCCGGCGCAAGCGGAAGCTGTTCCGCCGATCATGGGCGATACAACGCACGTCATCGTGGTCGCGCCGACCGGCGCGGGAAAGACCACCGTCGGCATGGTCGCGGCACTTCGAGCTGTGCTTGGCGAAGGCCGGAAGGCCGCGTGGTTGGTGCCGCAACGGTCATTGACTGACGAACTTGATCGAGAGCTCGACCACTGGCGACGAGAAGGACTCCGGGTCGAGCGGCTTTCCGGTGAGTACAGCGTTGACATCGGACGTGTCCGCGATGCGGATCTCTGGGTGGCGACGACGGAAAAATTCGAGGCGATGTGCCGAGGCTCGTCGCTGCGTGAAGCCCTCGCCGAAGTCTCTTGCTTGATTGTCGATGAAATCCACCTGCTCGGCGACGCTGAACGTGGTCCCGTGTTGGAAGCACTCCTTGCCAGGATGCGTGGCAATAACCAGGTGCGCATTGTCGGTCTGTCGGCAACGGTCGCCAATGCTGACGAGATCGCGGCATGGCTGGGTGCGCGGCTAGTAAGAGTGGCCTGGCGCCCAAGCACTCTGACTTGGCAGTTGCCGGTCATTGCCACTCACCGTGACTGGTCTCTGGTCGAGACGGCGCGCATCCGATTGGCGAGCGCTCTCACCGGACTGATCACCCGAGACGGCGGTAGTGCGCTGGTGTTCTGCGGCAGTAAGCGCGGAGTCCGGCGCACAGCTCTCGTGATTGCCGCTTCGCGCGGCGCACGCACCGATGGCGTGCACCCCGACGACCTTGACCGGCTATACGAGGTATGCCGCGAGGCCCGGGTAGGCCTTCACTACAAGGGCTGGGATCATAAGCGGGAGGCAGAGACGGCCTTTCGCGCCCGGGACATCGATGTTCTCGTCGCCACGTCGACGGTCGCCGCCGGAGTGAACCTTCCTGCTCGCGCGGTCATTGTGCAGGACACCGAGGTCGGCATGAATCCGATCGATGTGGCGACCGTCCAGCAGATGTTCGGCCGAGCCGGACGCGTCGGGCAAGGCGAGAGCGATGGCTGGGCGTTCTTGATCGTCACGGAGGAAGAGCGCCAGCGCTGGCAAGCCAAACTTGTGGCTGGAAACACCGTGCGTTCCCAAATCGAAGCGAGCCTGCCGGATCACATTCTCGCCGAGGTGGTTCAGCGGCGGATCCGGTCGTTACGGGAGGCCGAGGAGTGGTGGGACTGCACTCTAGCTTGTCATCAAGGCAGCCGTAGCCTGCAACCCCTGCGCGAGGCCATTGAGTTTCTCGTCGATGCTGACTTCATCAGCGGATCCGAGGCAGTCGACGGTCAGACGGTGCTCACTCCGACGGACTTGGGAAAGGTTACGGCGCGGCTCATGGTGCCTGCCGCCGTCGGACACGAGATCCGGGCGGCTCTCGCCGAAACCACGTTGCCGGATTCCCCGGATGAAGCAGAGCGCACGGTCATCGACCTGATCGCCGGTCTGGTGCCCAAACTCGCGCAAGCCGCCATCAACGAGGAACTGAAGACTGTTGTCAACCGGCTCATACACCCCGATGGCTCCGGCGCCTATCAACGGGGCGATCTGGCCAGGGTTGCTCTCGGTCTTGTCGCGAGTACCCCGGACGCGTTTCGCCGGGGTGCCAGGGTGATCGCCGGAATCCCTTACCCCGTTCTGTATCCTGTGCTGGAGGACGCTCCTCGGTATCTCCATTGGATTGGTTGCCAGGGATTGCTGGGGACCGTTCACCCGTGGAGTGCGATCGTTGCGGCGGACTTGAGCCGACGCGTCAAGTGGCGGCGGTGCCAGCCGCCGCGTGGCGCCGGTCGCCTGCTGTGGATGTGTGAACAAATGGCCACGTCCACGCACGCTGAGGATCTCGTGCCCGCGCTCTGGAACGCCTCGCGAGGCAGGAATATTACCGGTCCGGACTGGTCGGCCAGGGGCATTCCGAATCAATGCCGGCTGGATGACGAGGCGTATCGCGCCTTAATGCGGGAACGTGCGACCGGCATCAGTATTGTGCGGAGCGAGGACCTGCTCATCGTTGCGGCACCACCGGCGAGTGTCGTTGTAACTTGGACGGGTAGACGATTTCTCTCGGTTCCGCTGCCGCAAGGACGAGGTTCGATTCCAGCCTCAGGTACCGGCGCTGACACACAGGTAGCTGTCTTCACATGGCGCGGTGACTACCGAGCGACTGGATGGCTCAGCCGATACTCGCAGACGGAATAGTCATGATGGGCCGGGGATCGGTCCATGACCTCAGAGGAGCGGCCGTCGCTCGGTGGCGGCATCGCCCAACCCCGTAGCTATGGGGCTGTTGGTCGGCGGCGTGGTGGACGGTGGCCTGTCTCCGCATGCAGCAACGGCGCGATCCGCGCCCACGCCTTATCCGACAGCTCACCACGACCCACCACACACTTATTGTCTGCACACGATCATGAACAAGATCCGCAGGACACGCTCTAGCAGAAGATCGTCTGTTGGCACGCGTCGGTCAAGCGGGACGTCTGAAATTCACCCCGGGTAGTGGACACCGAGTTAGCAGGACCTGCTGTCCTGTTGAAAGGATGTCCTCATGCCTCCTCGCAAGCGCCGTTCGTACACGGCAGAGTACAAGGTCGAGGTTGCTCACCGCGTGATCGATTCCGGCCGCACGATCTCCGAGGTCGCCCGCGAGCTGGGAATCGACGCCGAATGTTGAGTGTCTGGGTCAAAGACGAACGCCGCCGACTCGCCGCGGCCGAGGTCCACGGGGACAAACCCCTGGAGTCGGCCGAGCGGGCCGAGCTGCTGCGCTTACGGAGGCAGGTGGCCGAGTTGGAGAAGGACAATGCGTTCCTGGTAAAAGCTTCGGCGTACTTTGCCGCGATGCAGAGGAACCGGCCCGGTTCGCTCTGATGGCCAAGTACGCCGGCCCCGACGAGTTCGCCGAGACTGCCGACTCCATCACTTCGCCGCAGCGCACGCGGTTCTCGGTCCGGCGCATGGCGCGGCTGCTGGGCGTGTCGACGTCCGGCTACTACGCGCACGTGAAACGCTTCGTTGCAACGATGTTGACTCCGCGGCAGCAACGGCGGGCCGACCTGGAGGTAAAGATCTCCCAGGCGCACAAGGACTCGCGCGGGACCTACGGGTCGCCGCGGATCACCGCCGAACTACGTGACCGAGGCGAGGTGGTCACGGCGAAGACCGTCGCCAAGATCATGGCCTCGATCGGGCTCGAGGGCATCAGCCCGCGCACATTCAAGGTTGAAGACGACGGTGGTCGATCCGACCGGGTCGTTCCCGCCGGATCTGGTCAATCGACACTTCGACCGGGACCGCCTCGACGCGGTCTGGCTGACCGACATCACGTACCTGACATGTGGTGAGGGCGAGATGTTCCTGTGCGCGATCCGGGACGGTCATTCGCGGAAAGTGTTGGGCTACAGCATATCCGAGCACATCGGCGCCGAGATGGTCACTGACGCCATCGACGCAGCAGCGGCCGCCCGTGGCGGCAGATGTCGTGGCACCATCCTGCATTCCGACCGTGGCGGGGAGTGCACGGCGCACCTGACAGCGAAGGCATGCTTCCGGCACGGGCTGCGCCGGTCGATGGGCGCGACCGGGATCTGCTGGGACAACAGCCCGGCGGAGTCGTTCTGGTCGACGTTCAAACACGAGCACTACTACCGACAAGTGTACGCCACGAAGGCAGAACTCGTTGCTGCGATTGACAAATGGATCCGCATCTACAACAGTGTGCGGCGGCACTCCGCGACTGGGATGCTCAGTCCCGACAACTTCGAGCAGTCACTCCGTGCGGCTGCCTGAACCCTTGTAAGCCCCTGTCCACCATTCGGGGTGAACCTCAGTCAAGCTGGTGGACGTGTGCCGTTGCGGATGGCGTTGTGGCGCCGCGCCCACGAAGGCAACCCGTAGAACGCGACGGGCTGATTTGTCACTCCGACGCCGGGTCGCAACATACGAGTGTGCGGTTCACCGAACACCTGCACATCGAAGGCGTCCGCCCGTCGATCGGCAGCGTCGGCGACGTCTACGACAACGCCCTGATGGAAAGCGTCAACGGGCTCTGTAAGGCCGAATGCATTCGCACGCAAGTGTTTCACGGCGGCCCCTGAAAAACGATCGCCGGACGTCGAGTACGCGACGGCGGAATAGGTCGCGTGTTACAACAATCGCCGGCTGCACTCAAGTCTGGGCATGATCAGCCCCACCGAGTTCGAGGAAGCCCACTACACTGACACAGAACGATCGGCCAGATGATCACTGGACAGCAGAACAACCGACAGAGTATCGCCGCCCAACGCCGCGAACGTGCCCGCGTCCGTAGTGAACACCGCCACCGCTGGAACCAGTCGAAGTAGGCCCCTGAAGAGAAGGCGACCCTTCAAGGCCAGCGCACTAGACGGCTCGGCCGGTGAGCGAGAGGAGTTGGCCTACAGGGTCGGTGCTGTCGGTGGGAATGGGTGGGTCGGTGATGCCCAGGCCGTCCCAGCGTGTGACGTTGGCGCGGGCGTAGGCCAAGCAGAACTCGACGGCGTCCGGGTCGAGCGAGCCGGGCTGGGCGATGCCGCGGACCAGGTCCCATTCGTGGACGGTCAGGTCGACGAGCATCTGGTCCGCGTAGGTAGTCAACTGAGCCTCGCCGAACGAGAAACAGTAAGTTCCCGACAGGTCGGGGCTGAGCCAGGCCTTCCGGAACCGCTGTGCCGCCTGCTCCCAGGCTTCTACCGGGTCGTCGCCGAGCAGATCGCCGTCGTAGCGGTCTCCGACCTGCTCCAAGGAGTCGCCAGCGAGGATGTGCGGTGCCCAGAGATGCTCGCCGACCAGGTGGTTGACCAGGTCCCGGACGCTCCATTCGGTGCACGGCGTCGGGTTGTTTCACGCACCGGCGGGCACCTCGAGCACCCGGGCGCCGAACCGGTCGATGGCGTCGGGAATGAGGTCCAGAGCATTGATCATGGCGGCACAATACCGCTTTCGACGGGCGTTCCAGACTGCTCACGCGCGGATCTTGCCCTCGTAGGCAGACAGACAGGTTGTCCAGGATGACGTAGTCCGGTTTCGTCGTCCGCCCGCACCAGCCGGGCGGTCGCCCGGCACGGTATTACCGCCAGCAGAGGCGAGCAAGGATTATGGGCCGCCGTGATCGGATCGGTGGCCCCGTGCCTCGACGGGTGATACGCAGCATCTGTAGACCTTCGGAGTCACTGAGCCGCCGCACGCCCACGGGATCTGCCACGACACAGCGTGACCGCCACAACGCCGCACGACCGACAAGCCGGACGGCGTGTCATCCGGTTCGCCGAAAACTCCGCCGCCGGCACCGGCGGCGGAGTTCCCGGATGTGGCCCCTGCGGCGGTGACGGGCCGATCCCGGCACCCCAAGCACGAGCAGCAGCCGTGGCGCGTCCCCCGCTCGCCCCGCAGCCCGGGCCAGCCACCGCTCGAACGGCGCTGGGACGCCAAGTGCCGAGGGCGCCCCAGTCGACATCTGCCGGAGTTCAGCGTGGCGGTGCCGAACGGCCTCCGTGGCCGCGCGCGTCCGGCTCCGTCATCACCGCTCACCACCGCATCGTGACCGATCCAGCCCCACCCGCAAAAGCAGCGCGTCTGTCAAACGAAATCATGACAGAGCCACCCGAAGCCGGCTGTCTTTGGCGGCGATGGGCTGACGACAGCCGTCCATCCAGCGTCGCAGCCCCTCCGCCGAGCTGATCCGGTCCTCCGCGCGGTCGAGAAGGAGGATGACCGCCGGAATCCATGCCGATATCCCTGCCAGCATGCGCCCGGCTCACGGGCGCCGTGCATCCCCACGATAGGCCTCCGCGACCCGCGCCGCACCGCCTCGATCACACACCCCGGTGTTTGCCCACAGGAACCTGCCCTTATCCCCAAGCGGTCCACAGCCCATGCGCCTGTTCATCACTCTGGAGAACCGGGCAGTCAGCAGCCGTCGGGCTTAACATGAGATGCGGGTTCGCGGGCTCCCGTACCCCTCCCCTGTGTAGCGGGAACCCGCGAACTCGCACAGCTTATGCGTTGCCCAATTGTCCAAATCGAGTGCCCGATCGACTTCAATAGCCGCCAACCGGCTTTCGCGACTGGCACACTTGTGCCTCATTTCCATAAAGCATGTCGGCATGGCCAAGAGGCACGAATGGCTAAGAAGAAATCGCCAAGGGGCTCCCGCCGTCAAGGAGGACGGTCATGTCCGCCCAGCTGATCTCGATCCTCGTTCTCGTGGTGATCTTCGTCCTCGCCACGACCCGCTCGATCAACATGGGGGCGCTCGCCTTCGCCGGCGCGTTCCTCGTCGGCACCCTCGCCGGTGGCCTGGACACCGACGGCATCTTCGCCGGCTTCCCCGGCGACATCTTCGTGGTGCTGGTGGGCGTCACCTATCTGTTCGCCATCGCCAGGGCCAACGGCACCACGGACTGGCTGGTCGCCGCGGCCGTCCGGCTGGTCGGCGGCCGGATCGCGCTCATCCCGTGGGTGATGTTCGTGGTCACCGGAGCGCTGACCGCGATCGGCGCGGTGAGCCCGGCGGCCTGCGCGATCGTCGCGCCGATCGCGCTCGGTTTCGCCGCCCGCTACAAGATCAGCCCGCTGCTCATGGGCGCGATGGTGGTGCACGGCGCGCAGGGCGGCGGGTTCTCGCCGATCAGCGTCTACGGC is from Amycolatopsis lurida and encodes:
- a CDS encoding IS3 family transposase; amino-acid sequence: MKTTVADPAASFPPDLVDRHFDQDRPDAVWLTDITYLTCGQGDMFLCAIRDGRSRKVLGYSVSDHIGAEMVTDAIDAAVAVRGGRCRGAILHSDRGGEYTAHLTAKACFRHSLRRSMGATGICWDNSPAESFWSTFKHEHYYRHTHTTKTELVATIDKWINFYNSTRRHSAIGMLSPDKFEQSLRTAA
- a CDS encoding IS701 family transposase, translated to MFALVAGRFAQADSRRRARMYVLGLLSGAERKNSWTLAEKAGDLAPDGMQRLLNFYRWDAEAARDDVRSYVLAHLGDPGGVVVADETGFLKKGIKSAGVQRQYSGTAGRIENCQLGVFLTYVSPRGRALIDRELYLPTSWTDDRKRCEEAGIGDAVGFATKPELAQRMLERLLDAGADVEWFTADEAYGDNPGLRSWCEQAGLNYVMAISCDHRFDTPAGKARADELARSAGSKGWQRLSAGVGSKGHRLYDWLLIDPATPGGQQLLVRRSISKPSELAYYICHSTYPAPIAELVRVAGSRWAVEETFQFTKNETGLDHYQVRKYDAWYRHITLSMLAAAFLTATAHAERLRDEKGAAQHRKNS
- a CDS encoding IS701 family transposase — protein: MLSDDDLAAWVTGLDDLFAQVAGRFHRAEPRRRARAYVRGLLAPLAGKNGWTLAEAAGDITPDGMQRLLNAAAWDADGVRDDVRDYAISHLGERDGVLIVDETGFLKKGTKSAGVQRQYSGTAGRIENCQLGVFCAYATSKGRTLIDRELYVPKSWTSDRERCREAAVPDEVEFATKPVLAQRMLARALDAGVPATWVTADEAYGGDSKFRRWLEDQRIGYVVAVPSSQTIPAVAGTSRADALVAHAPADAWKRRSCGDGAKGPRMFDWAVAELPTYSDTTPPVWGRWLLARRSLTRNSKGKYEIAYYLCCAPTGTIDQELIRVAGARWAIEDCFQTAKTDIGLDQYQVRRYDAWYRHITLAMLAHTYLAVTAAIAPKALIAASSQSHWARSSVSWHT
- a CDS encoding DEAD/DEAH box helicase, which encodes MSWNSESGDEPSSGGTDSSPPPERFWLKIADPRTELPVFATEADVRVLLPESGEFHDLRGKLTANGVAWRAVRYLVEDEVITHRDSRTAECYLARAARRQPYHTTGPEAAVAGDAFEVLWNSHAGTYETASPVPAEELVPRDWLRFLPYASLNPAQAEAVPPIMGDTTHVIVVAPTGAGKTTVGMVAALRAVLGEGRKAAWLVPQRSLTDELDRELDHWRREGLRVERLSGEYSVDIGRVRDADLWVATTEKFEAMCRGSSLREALAEVSCLIVDEIHLLGDAERGPVLEALLARMRGNNQVRIVGLSATVANADEIAAWLGARLVRVAWRPSTLTWQLPVIATHRDWSLVETARIRLASALTGLITRDGGSALVFCGSKRGVRRTALVIAASRGARTDGVHPDDLDRLYEVCREARVGLHYKGWDHKREAETAFRARDIDVLVATSTVAAGVNLPARAVIVQDTEVGMNPIDVATVQQMFGRAGRVGQGESDGWAFLIVTEEERQRWQAKLVAGNTVRSQIEASLPDHILAEVVQRRIRSLREAEEWWDCTLACHQGSRSLQPLREAIEFLVDADFISGSEAVDGQTVLTPTDLGKVTARLMVPAAVGHEIRAALAETTLPDSPDEAERTVIDLIAGLVPKLAQAAINEELKTVVNRLIHPDGSGAYQRGDLARVALGLVASTPDAFRRGARVIAGIPYPVLYPVLEDAPRYLHWIGCQGLLGTVHPWSAIVAADLSRRVKWRRCQPPRGAGRLLWMCEQMATSTHAEDLVPALWNASRGRNITGPDWSARGIPNQCRLDDEAYRALMRERATGISIVRSEDLLIVAAPPASVVVTWTGRRFLSVPLPQGRGSIPASGTGADTQVAVFTWRGDYRATGWLSRYSQTE
- a CDS encoding transposase encodes the protein MPPRKRRSYTAEYKVEVAHRVIDSGRTISEVARELGIDAEC
- a CDS encoding IS3 family transposase gives rise to the protein MAKYAGPDEFAETADSITSPQRTRFSVRRMARLLGVSTSGYYAHVKRFVATMLTPRQQRRADLEVKISQAHKDSRGTYGSPRITAELRDRGEVVTAKTVAKIMASIGLEGISPRTFKVEDDGGRSDRVVPAGSGQSTLRPGPPRRGLADRHHVPDMW
- a CDS encoding IS3 family transposase — translated: MVDPTGSFPPDLVNRHFDRDRLDAVWLTDITYLTCGEGEMFLCAIRDGHSRKVLGYSISEHIGAEMVTDAIDAAAAARGGRCRGTILHSDRGGECTAHLTAKACFRHGLRRSMGATGICWDNSPAESFWSTFKHEHYYRQVYATKAELVAAIDKWIRIYNSVRRHSATGMLSPDNFEQSLRAAA